A stretch of DNA from Fimbriimonadia bacterium:
ATGCAGCAGCACCGAGCCGCCATAGTATAACGGCGTGCAAAGCGTGACAATGATGCCGTTGACGTGATGGATCGGCAGCACGCACATCATGCGCTCGCCTTCGCTCATCCGGTGCCACTCTGCTATCGAGTGTGCATCGGCTAAGTGGTTGTACTGCTCCAGTACGACTCCCTTTGGCGGTCCTGTCGTGCCGCTCGTATACACTACCAAGCTCTCGGTCTCAGGGCCGTAGTCGGGTCGCGCAAACGGCACCGGGTGAGGGGCTATCGCCTCGCCCATCTGGACGTAGTCGGCTCGAGGCTCACCCATCATCTGCACGAAGTGTTCTATGGAATTCTCGCCGCTTCTTAGGGCGGCGTACCGGTCGATGTAGTCCGGCATTACGAAGATGGCACGTGCCTCCGCGTTCGCTTGGATGTACTGGATGCGCTCGTCGTCCTCCGAGGCGTTGATGGGCACCACGCACACGCCAGCCAGCCACGCAGCGAAGTACACCTGCACCGTCAGCGGGTGATTGTACGAAAGCAGTGCGATGCGGTCGCCGACACCGAGACCCAGATCGTATCGCAAGAAGCCCGCGGTGTGACATACGTCTCGATAGAACTCGCCGTAGGTGTAGCTGCCCGCCTCGCCATCTTGGTAGTACGTAAGCCAGGGCTTGTCGGTCAGGCGAGTGGCCTGCATCTCGATCAGCTCGCCCAAGGTCTCCACCTTGGTCATGCGCTGCTCGAAGGGACGGTGGCTCATGTCTCGAGCGGCCCGGATGTTCTCGCGCGTCGTTGCGTCAAGGTCTTCCATCTTCGACTTTCCTCCAAGATACTGTTCGACAGAGAACAGGTGTGACCTGCCGGCAGTGCCCGGCTCAACCTCTTGGCCACCTCGTCCGTATTGTCCGACATGAAGGCTACGACGGGCACAGTCATTGCCGTGTTGGCGGTTCTCGCCGCGTTCCAGGTGGCGCTCGTGACCGTCGTGTTGTGGGGAGACGCGGTTTCGCGTGCCACGATGCTGATGGTCTCTGGGCTCTACCTTCTGTGGATACTGGGGTTCGGGCTGGTCAGCCGACTCGGCCGAGATCGCGTTCGGGCCGTCATCTCTCGTATGCGCATGTCCCGCGGCCTAAAGTTCACCCTATTTGCCACGCTGCTGGCTTTGCTCGAAGAGGCCGTCACTACCGGTATGACCAACCTCGCGCCGCTCTTCGGCGTATCCGTCGGAGCGGCATTCATCACGGCATCCACCAACTACCTCGACGTGGTTCTCGGCCACAGCGTGGTCGTGTTCGTGCCGATGTTCGCTGCTTGGGCTTGGATGTTGGGGCGGCGGGCGTTCACTCCGAACATGGTCCTGATAACTTTCGGTCTCACGGGGATGCTAGCAGAAGCGATGTCCTTTGGCATCCAGAATCTGGCCTCGGCCCCCTTTTGGATCTTGGTGTACGGGCTGATGGTGTATCTGCCCGCGTACTGCCTCGGCCCTGGAGAGCGAGCGGAGCCGCCGAGGGCTCGAGACTACGCGCTTGCCCTCTTCCTTCCCATCTTGGCAGCGATCCCGGTGGCTGCAGTCGTCGGTTCACTGCATCCCGGCCCACACCATTTCGGACCGGGCAACGGGCCCTAGGCCTGTATCAAGACGTCGCGATAAAGGCGCTCTCGCAGGCCGTCCAGGTTGCCCCGGATGGAGCCGTCCATCAGCGTATCCCGCAAGACGACTTTCACACCGCCGATGATCTCTGGGTCAACGGAGAATGTGGCCTGAATCCTCATTCCCGTTTTGCGCTCGAGGTAACCGATGACCCGCCGTTGCTCATCCTCGGACAGCTCGGTGGCGGTGATCACCTCGGCGTCTGCCACCCCCTCGAACTCCTTGCGAAGCAGTTCGAACTCCTCTTGGATCTCCGGAAGGGCATCCTCACGGCGCTTGTGGATGAGCAGCGAGAGGAGGTCGCGGGTCAGGTCCGAGACCCGACCCGACAGTTTCTCCATGCTCGCCCCTTTGCTTACGACGTCTCCTACAGGGGAGAGGAGAAGGTTGCGAAATGCCTCATCCGTGGCAAACAGGTTTGCCAACACCCCGAGGTCATCTGCCACAGCCGCCAACATGCCCTTGTCTCGAGCGGCGTGGAAGAGTGCCCGAGCGTATCGCTTCGCAACCCGCCGGCTCATCGGCTATGCGGCCCCCGATTCCTCGACGAACGCGCTTACGAGCTTGCGATGGCGCTCGTCGGACATGGTCTCGCGCGTCACCTTCTCGGCGGCGCGCAGGGCGAGGTCCACGACGTGTGCGCGCAGCTCCAGCATCATCTTCTGCCTCTCTTGGGCCATCTCCGCGTGGGTGCGTTCTTCGATCTCCTTGGCCGTGGCGCGCGCTTCGGCGATGATGCGATCTTTCAGAGCCTGCGCTTCCGAAACGGCGGCGTGGATGCGCTCGCGGGACTCGGCCTCGGCTGCCGCCAACTTTTGTTCGTAGTCGTCCCGTAGTCGTTGCATCTCGCTCTTCAGGTTTTCCGCATCCGAATAGGTATCTTCCAGATAGCGCGTTCGGTCGTCCAGCGCTTGGCGCAACGGTCGGAAGAAGATGCGGCTGACCAAGAAGAGCATAATCAGCACGGCAATCAACTGTGAGATGATCGTGCGCAGATCAATGCCCAAATCGCCGAGCAGGTTGCCGTGGCTCAGCTCGCCGAGCCTATCCCACCACTCCATCAGTACCTCTCCTTGTGTCGCTATGCGGCGCTTAGCCGGCTAGCGGGAAGCTGGGTGCATCCGCAGCGAGGGGCGCGGAGTAGTGTGCGGTAGCCTTTTCAGCGTCGATGACGTCCTTCGGCGCGGGCAGCTTGCCCAGCAGAAGGAACGCGATGAGCAACGTGAACAGGATCAAGGACTCGACGAACGCGAGGGCGATGATCATCGAAGTCTGAATCTTGCCCTGCAGTTCTGGCTGTCGCGACATACCGTTCAATGCTCCGTTACCGATGTGGCCCTGGCCGAGTGCGCCGCCCAGGACGGCGAGTCCCAACGCTAGGCCGACGGCGAGTGCGATTCCGTATAGTGCTAGCACCTTTCGGTGACCTCCTTAGTGCGCCGCCGCCGTCGCGGCGTGCGCGTGTTCTTCCTCATGTTCGTGCGGGCTCATAAGCGCGAGATAAATCGTTGTCAGCATGGCGAATACCAATGCCTGAATGAGCGAAGTGAAGATGGCCAGCAGCAAGATGGGCGCCTGAAGAGGCAACGGGAAGCCGCCGACGGATACCAGGTTGCCGAAGACGTGGCTCACCTCGTGTTCGCCGTGCACGTTGCCGTAGAGTCGCAGAGAGAGCGAGATGATCTTCGCGAACTCGCTGACTACTTCTACGAAGAGCATCAGCGGTCCGATCAGCGCCATCGGCCCCCAGAAGTGCTTGATGTAGCCGAGGATGCCGTTGTTGCGAATGCCCTCGTACTGCACGTACACGAAGACCGTGATGGACAGGCCGAGGTTGATCGCGAGGCTGGCCGTCGGCGTCGGAAGCCCGAGAAGCCCCCACAGGTTCGAGCACAAGATGAAGATGAACATCGTGCCCACGAACGGAACGTACTTGCGCCCCCGAGGGCCGATGACGTTCACACACATGTTCTCGATGAAAACGTAGATGTGCTCGGCCAACCGGAACAAGAGACCCCGCGGTACCCTTTCGGTCCGGCCTCTCTGGATGGCCGTGCCGAAGACCGCAAGGAAGAGCCCAATGATGATCAGGCCCCACAACGGGAGCGCCCAATAGGCAGGTCCCGTCCCCGCTCCGGCAGCTACGAACGCTATCTGCAATGCCCTTCCTCACCTACTCGCGCGAACGCAGGGACCGTAGGGCCCCTGCGGCCATCGCCAAGTATACCGAAACCGCGCCGAGTACGAAACAGGCCGCCGGAACGAGCCCGAGCGAAGCCGCGCCGAACGCAGCGAGACCGAACACGGGGAACTTGACGGCGCCGAGACCGAGCAGGCGGGCGTGCCCATCCACAAGGCGCGAGTCCGTCCGTATCCACCGGGGAAGCAAGCTTGCGCTGAGCAACAGGGAACCCGCCGCAACGCCCCAGCCCAGGCTCAGGCCCAAGGCCTCACGCCACCCCAGCAGCAACAAGACCCCTAGGAGGGCCGGAACCACGAGCCACAGGGCATCCAGCCCGGCTCTCCCTACCCAGTACCCGGAAGGTTCTCGCACGAAGCAACGATACCGCGTCGCGGCGGTCAGGCATCGCTATAGAGCCTTCGGAACCCACCAGCACGGCTCTCGGGTTCGAGGCCCGGAACACCCGGTGCGCCTTGCCATCGAGGGTTTTGTGCGGCACGTAGGTAGACGACGATGCACCCGACGCTACGCTGTGGTGGAGTATCGTCCTGTTGCAGCTAGACCAGGCTGAGGGTCAGGGAGCGGAGGCGGCCCACCGTGAGGCGGTCCAAGTCGCCGAAGCGGACGAGCATCTTGTGGTTGAGCTGACCCACCGCCTTGACGGCGTCCACGCGGCCGGGCAGTATCAGATGCTCCGCGCGGCTGAGCGGGATCTCGGCAAGCACCTGCGTCTTCGGCTCGAGCGACTCGGCACCGAACTGCAGCAGCCCGTCCGGTGATAGCTTCACGCACCGGCCATCGGAGACGATGGGAGTCATCGTCATCGTCGAGAGCTTACAGGGGAGGTCGCACTGACGCCAGGCCTGGTCGTCCAGCCGCTCTAACCGCACCTGTGCGGGGGCAGCGAGTAGCAGGAGCGCGCCCCGTCGTCCCAACAGGTCCGTGTGCACTACTGCCACCGTCTCGCCCGAGCTGACCTCTAGTGTGAGGTCGGGTGGCGGGTTGGTGTGGTCCAGGGCGTACCACTCACCCCACCGGCACTCGAAGATGAACACCTCGGTGTGATCCAGAATCGCACCGAACATCTCCTGTTCCCCGGAGTTCCACGAGAGGCGTGCCAGCTTGCCCTTGTAGTTTGTGATCATAGCGGTTGGACCGAGTGGTATTTTCCCGGCGGTTCATTCCGCAATGAAGACGAGGGCGAGCCTCGCACGTTGTACTAGATTAGCTCCCAGACTTCCGTTTGCGCAGCTCCTCCATACACTCCTTCACGGCGCGCTCGAGCTGTATGTCCTTACGGTTCAGGATGTCTCTCACCCCGATAGGTACCAGGACGTCTGGTTGTACCGCGGTGTTCTCCATCGTCGTTCCGTCCAGCCTGCGCACCCACACGAAGGGCACGCGAATCGTCGTCCGCCCGTCGAACAGCGTACGATCGCTGGTGCCGATCACCCCCGCGGCAGTCGGGGTGCCCACGATCTTGCCGAGTCCGAAGTCACGGAACCCCGAGGCGAAAATCTCCGAGTTGCTCGCGCTGCCTTCGTCAATCAGCAGCACGGTGGGCTTCCGCCATACACGCGAGGGTGAGACCTCCAAACGCTCCTCACCGCGGTTCTGCCGGTAGGCGTATGCTCGCCGCTCCAACGCTTCTAACAGGAAAGTCGCAATATGCCCGCCGCCGTTGCCCCTAACATCCAGGATCAGTCCTTCGTAGGGTGCGGCATCACGCCACAGCTCCCGCTCGAACCGCTCCAGGGATGGGATGTTCATGCTCTGGATGTGCATGTAGTACAGCTTGCCGCCGGACT
This window harbors:
- the atpF gene encoding F0F1 ATP synthase subunit B — encoded protein: MEWWDRLGELSHGNLLGDLGIDLRTIISQLIAVLIMLFLVSRIFFRPLRQALDDRTRYLEDTYSDAENLKSEMQRLRDDYEQKLAAAEAESRERIHAAVSEAQALKDRIIAEARATAKEIEERTHAEMAQERQKMMLELRAHVVDLALRAAEKVTRETMSDERHRKLVSAFVEESGAA
- the atpH gene encoding ATP synthase F1 subunit delta; this encodes MSRRVAKRYARALFHAARDKGMLAAVADDLGVLANLFATDEAFRNLLLSPVGDVVSKGASMEKLSGRVSDLTRDLLSLLIHKRREDALPEIQEEFELLRKEFEGVADAEVITATELSEDEQRRVIGYLERKTGMRIQATFSVDPEIIGGVKVVLRDTLMDGSIRGNLDGLRERLYRDVLIQA
- the atpB gene encoding F0F1 ATP synthase subunit A; translated protein: MQIAFVAAGAGTGPAYWALPLWGLIIIGLFLAVFGTAIQRGRTERVPRGLLFRLAEHIYVFIENMCVNVIGPRGRKYVPFVGTMFIFILCSNLWGLLGLPTPTASLAINLGLSITVFVYVQYEGIRNNGILGYIKHFWGPMALIGPLMLFVEVVSEFAKIISLSLRLYGNVHGEHEVSHVFGNLVSVGGFPLPLQAPILLLAIFTSLIQALVFAMLTTIYLALMSPHEHEEEHAHAATAAAH
- the atpE gene encoding ATP synthase F0 subunit C codes for the protein MALAVGLALGLAVLGGALGQGHIGNGALNGMSRQPELQGKIQTSMIIALAFVESLILFTLLIAFLLLGKLPAPKDVIDAEKATAHYSAPLAADAPSFPLAG